The Vicia villosa cultivar HV-30 ecotype Madison, WI unplaced genomic scaffold, Vvil1.0 ctg.000436F_1_1, whole genome shotgun sequence genome includes a window with the following:
- the LOC131628236 gene encoding uncharacterized protein LOC131628236, protein VHTGPFVPEPIYDAAPSEIHDRMDGFQDQFEELQKEMKALRGKELFGKNVHDLCLVPNVKVPAKFKLPEFEKYKGNSCPQAHLVMYIRKMSTHTDDQRLLIHYFQDSLTGAASKWYMGLDSTHIRTFNDLAEAFVKQYKYNVDMAPDRDQLRAMMQKEKESFKEYAQRWREVAAQVIPPMEEKEMTKIFLKTLGPFYYEKMIASAPVDFTEMVGMGVRLEEAVREGRLVRNDNSSGGAKKYGSSFQKKKESDANAVSHGRNSRFRNQSQQVASVTPVVNSVPVAPVNQQPARRNPYPRVNVDPIPMTYTELYPALIHKKLVQPRSPPPVPEKLPWWYKADATCAFHQNAPGHDLENCWALKNEVQRLVRSGMLSFRDIGPNVKNNPLPTHEASAVNMVHGCPGKYKIYRVEHIRGSLVEMHATLCEYSHYEHNHAACRICSVNPRGCYIVRRDLQEMIDQRLIEILRDRDEDDVNVIEPCFEIPECVEIGYYGKAAVEPLVICLPGSVPYSSDKAVPYRYNATMLEAGKEVEIKPLSSVENIADVSRVTRSGRVFTQPQTVVDVQRNSTQVPVNNNDVTKVNAGSSSGKEMDEILKLIKMSDYKIVDQLHRTPYKISIMELLANSPAHRDSLMKILDQAFVDHDVTLDQFNGVVSNITACNNLSFSDEDLPEEGRNHNLALHISVSCKEDSMSNVLIDTGSSLNVMPKSTLAKLSYGGTPMRFSNVIVKAFDGSKKSVVGEVDLPIGIGPFVFKITFQVMDIFPAYSCLLGRPWIHEAGAVTSTLHQKLKFVKDGKMVVVNGEQALLISHLSSFRTIEADEVVIGTAFQALSVNDEIKKDEASIASFKDAQLVVQNGHSGVWGQVVSLQENRNRAGLGFSASDKSVMKSESAFRPYQEMFHSAGFLHPTLPEVNAIVEDESEPEVPTFVTHGKMIKNWITIDIPECTHVSK, encoded by the coding sequence gttcatactggtccttttgtcccagagcccatttatgatgctgctccaagtgaaattcatgacagaatggatggtttccaagatcagttcgaagaactgcagaaagagatgaaagccttgcgtgggaaagaactatttggaaagaatgtgcatgatctttgccttgttcccaatgtgaaagtacctgctaagttcaagctgcctgaatttgagaagtacaaaggaaattcctgtcctcaggcacacctggtgatgtatataaggaagatgtccactcacactgatgatcaacgtctgttgattcactatttccaagacagtctgactggagctgcttctaagtggtatatgggccttgatagcacccatatccgcacttttaatgacttagctgaagcgtttgtgaagcaatacaagtataatgtggacatggctcctgatagggatcaattgcgagctatgatgcagaaagagaaggaatccttcaaggaatatgctcagagatggcgtgaggttgccgcccaagtgattcctccgatggaagaaaaagagatgactaagatttttctgaagactcttggtccgttttattatgagaagatgattgctagtgctcctgtagacttcaccgaaatggtgggtatgggtgtcagattggaagaagctgtgcgagaaggtcgtttggttcgaaatgacaattcatctggtggtgcgaagaagtatggttcttcattccagaagaagaaagaatcagatgccaatgctgtttctcatgggaggaatagtcgattcaggaatcaatctcaacaagtggcgtcagtaactcctgttgtgaattcagtgcctgtagctcctgttaatcaacaaccagcaaggcggaatccgtatcctcgagttaatgttgatcctatccctatgacatacactgaactgtatcctgctctaattcataaaaagctggttcaaccaaggtcaccaccccctgttccagagaaactcccttggtggtacaaggctgatgccacttgtgcttttcatcagaatgctcctgggcatgatttggaaaactgttgggccctgaagaatgaagttcagagattggtccgttctggaatgctctctttccgtgatattggcccaaatgtgaagaacaatccgttgccaactcatgaagcgtctgctgtgaatatggtgcatggatgccctgggaagtataagatttatcgtgtggaacacatcagaggatcattggtagagatgcatgccactctgtgtgaatacagtcattatgagcataatcatgctgcttgtaggatttgttcagtcaatcctcgagggtgttacattgtgagaagagacttgcaagagatgatagatcaaaggctcattgagattctgagggatagagatgaagatgatgtcaatgtgattgaaccatgctttgaaatcccggaatgtgtagagattggttattatggcaaagctgctgtggaacctcttgtgatatgtttgcctggatctgtaccttatagttctgataaagctgtaccttacagatacaatgccaccatgctggaagctggaaaagaagttgagattaagcctctgtcttctgttgagaatatagcagatgttagtagagtgactagaagtggacgagtttttactcagccccaaacagttgtggatgtccagaggaattctactcaagtacctgtgaacaataatgatgtgacaaaagtgaatgctgggtcatcttcaggaaaggagatggatgagattttgaagcttatcaagatgagtgattataagatcgtggatcagctgcatcgcactccgtacaagatttctataatggagctgctggcgaattctcctgctcatagggattctctgatgaaaatacttgatcaagcctttgtggatcatgatgtgacgctggatcagtttaatggggttgtgagtaatatcactgcgtgtaataatttgagcttcagtgatgaagatttgcctgaggaaggaagaaatcataatttggctttgcatatctctgtcagttgcaaagaggactcaatgtctaatgtgttgattgatactggatcatctctgaatgtcatgccaaaatccactcttgctaagctgtcttatggtggcacaccaatgagatttagcaatgtgattgtcaaggcttttgatggatcgaagaaatcagtggttggagaggttgatttgcctattggtattggaccatttgtcttcaagattacttttcaagtgatggatatttttccggcatacagttgcttattaggacgcccgtggatccatgaggctggggcagttacttcaactcttcaccaaaagttgaaatttgtgaaagatggaaagatggtcgttgtgaatggagaacaagctttgctgattagtcatctctcttcattccgtaccatagaagctgatgaagtggtcattggaactgcattccaagccctgtctgttaatgatgaaatcaaaaaggatgaagcttccattgcctccttcaaagatgctcagctggtggttcagaatggacattcaggagtctggggacaagtggtgagtctacaagagaacaggaatagagctggtctgggattttctgcctcagacaagtctgtgatgaagtctgaatctgcttttcgtccttatcaagagatgtttcatagtgctgggtttctacacccgactcttccagaggtgaacgctattgttgaagatgaatcagagccAGAGGTGCCaacctttgtgacccatggaaagatgattaagaactggatcaccattgacattcctgagtgtactcatgtctcaaagtaa